The genome window GCCTGACGCTTATGCAGAGGCTCCTGCTGGGGTAACCTGTCTTCTTGTTGCTGTCAGCCAGGCATCTTTGTACGGTTTGATGAGAGTCTGCTTCAGTTTGTATGGAGCAACCATCGGAAGCACCTTTATTCCCTGGGTTATTGTCATCTTCGGAACTGCTTCCATGTTCTTCGGTGTATCCATGGCCGTTGTTCAGCATGAAGTCAAGCGACTCATGGGATATCACTCCATCTCTCAGGTTGGATATATGCTTCTTGGCCTTGGCGTCGGACTTTTAGCACTGGGCAACCCTCAGGCCATGGCCGATTACGGCTTTACGGCTATTAAGGGCGGCGTATACCACATCTTCAACTACACCATGTACAAAGCCCTTTTGTTCCTTACTGCCGGTGCTCTCTACTACGCTACAGGAACCCGTGACCTCGACAAACTCGGCGGTCTGGCCAGAAAGATGCCATACACGACCTTTATGTTTGCCATAGCGGCAGCTGCCATTTCGGGACTTCCTCCCTTTAATGGTTTTGTATCGAAATTGCTTATTTACGAGTCAGTATTCGCAGTCCATCCATTCTTCACCGTGGCTGCTCTCGTGACATCGATACTTACGCTGGCTTCCTTCGTAAAAGTTTTCCAGACTGCATTCCTTGGTCCGGAAAAAGCATGCTTCGCAACTGTAAAAGAAGTTCCCACCAGCATGATTATGGGAATGGCCATTTTAACGCTGGCTATCGTGCTTCTCACACTATTCCCCACGTGGGTTCTCTCTAACCTCGTAGAGCCGGCGGCTAAAGCCTTGGTCGATCAGGGTGGATATATTGGAGCTATTATGGGAGGTGGGCTGTAATGTGGAATAAGGTCTTCACAGGATTTGGCTACTGGGATGTTATATCCTGGCTGATCTTCTTTTTCATAGCCTCGTTCTTTGCCCTTTGGCTTCGATCTATTGGACGGCGTGACTATAAAGAAGGAACTGAGCAAGATGAAATCTATTGGTCTGGAAACCCTGTTCCCGAAGATGGGGCAGAAATTTCAGTGCCGGCCAGTTCTTCTTATTGGGGCTTTAGGAAGGCGCTTGAACCTTATTACAAAGTTCTTATCGCCATGCACAGTGGTCATATCCGCGACTATGTCGGATATTACGTTGTCACTGCTGCACTTATAGCCGCGTTGATCCTCGTTGTATAGGAGGCTGGAAGATGAGGCTGGAAAAATATCTTGAAATACTTCCCAAATCACTTTGGGTTATGACCTGTAACTCAGGATCATGTAATGGCTGCGATATTGAAATAGTGGCGACAATCAGCCCGCGCTACGACATAGAACGCTTTGGAATGAAACTTGTAGGAACACCGCGCCATGCCGACGTTCTCGTAGTTACCGGGCCTGTTACGAAGTATATGAAAGACAGACTGCTGCGGATCTATCATCAGATACCGGATCCCAAGGTTGTAGTTGTCGTTGGAAACTGCGGAGCATCGGGAGA of Aminobacterium sp. MB27-C1 contains these proteins:
- a CDS encoding proton-conducting transporter membrane subunit, producing the protein MNWQEHLPALILAIPLLGAFATPLFSLGGKTLRNVWMVSISFLTLVLAFFIWKYVGANGVMVYVMGAEKATLALPSGMTYPVRIILEIDGMSAFMALAGSIVSFAGAVYSVQFMDRFTGMNRFTSLYFLLTAGMLGLMITGDLFNFFVFLEIASVASFGLIAFWRDKPEAIEASFKYMLISQLSAMMVLIAIGTLYGRYNVLNMAGVASMLHLGFAEKFVLAFLVVALATKCGTFPMHMWMPDAYAEAPAGVTCLLVAVSQASLYGLMRVCFSLYGATIGSTFIPWVIVIFGTASMFFGVSMAVVQHEVKRLMGYHSISQVGYMLLGLGVGLLALGNPQAMADYGFTAIKGGVYHIFNYTMYKALLFLTAGALYYATGTRDLDKLGGLARKMPYTTFMFAIAAAAISGLPPFNGFVSKLLIYESVFAVHPFFTVAALVTSILTLASFVKVFQTAFLGPEKACFATVKEVPTSMIMGMAILTLAIVLLTLFPTWVLSNLVEPAAKALVDQGGYIGAIMGGGL
- a CDS encoding hydrogenase translates to MWNKVFTGFGYWDVISWLIFFFIASFFALWLRSIGRRDYKEGTEQDEIYWSGNPVPEDGAEISVPASSSYWGFRKALEPYYKVLIAMHSGHIRDYVGYYVVTAALIAALILVV
- a CDS encoding NADH-quinone oxidoreductase subunit B family protein codes for the protein MRLEKYLEILPKSLWVMTCNSGSCNGCDIEIVATISPRYDIERFGMKLVGTPRHADVLVVTGPVTKYMKDRLLRIYHQIPDPKVVVVVGNCGASGDVFYKSYNLEGPVDNIIPVDVYVHGCPPRPEAIIEGVAKAVLKLEAKREELLKAGVEK